The following is a genomic window from Onthophagus taurus isolate NC chromosome 1, IU_Otau_3.0, whole genome shotgun sequence.
AAAGCTCTTTGTGATTTGTAGCTCTTATTGGTCGTACCTTGACagccaaaaaacttttttaattcgtatttctcatgcccgaaaacataaaactaccaaattttttgttaataacaccCTGTACCTCGAAAACCACCGACATCGACATCTGTATAAGAGATGTTGGattaaatcgtcatattttggtgtctagtgtcTCCGGTACCCGGATTTctcattctttctgactcaccctgtataagagtGAAAACGCAAAAAgtgtcaataaatatttattatttcaacgTATAAAATGTCacccatataatgtcttaacTTAACGTGTTAGTTGTTAATTGTTACTTAGGGTACGAAATTCTAATCTCAGAATCCCtgggaaatttattattttgcgCGGAATTAGGGACATAATAATGATTAAAGAAGTGCGTAAAGAATCTTCCAATTTCCGGATTATTTCCCAAACCAGTGTCAACCCCGCTAAACATTAAATCATCTTCGTTCACGCTTCTCTTGGTTCCATCTCCTAACAAAACGTCGTAAATTGTATTATAACGAATGAGAATATTTTTCCATTGGTAAATAAGACACGTATAGTTTTCCTTTTTATGTTTCATGACCATTCCAACGGCGAATTTTGCTTGAAAACGTGGTGCGACCCTCTTATTTCGTTCTTCGGAACTTCTTCCTCTTCCTCTCGCaagtaaacataaaatatcgaTCGAGTCCTTTGGATTGTAGTAATATTTAATTCGTAAGAGTTGTTGTAACGGCGTCGTATTTATATCATGTTTTATGTAATAACGTGCCAACGAACGGATAACGCGAAAATCATCGGGGTTGAGAACGTGATTTAGTTCTAAAATTGAACGGATTAAAATGACCCTTTGCTCCAGAGGTTGAAGCCGATTGGTTAATATGAATGAAATATCttcaatcatttttttgataaccttaaattaaaaaaatcaacagtttattatttaaacataaCAAAAACGAAAGATTCTTACCAATTTAGGTGAAAGAATTGCATGTATTCTTATGATCGGATCAGAATAAATTCGTCCTACTTCATAAACATCttcaaaaacattaacaaagcACACCTCTTCGTTCATATCGTGCTTTGTTAGTTTTAGTAAAATATTGTGATTTTTGGTGTACACTATGTCTAAATGAACACCCATTCTTCTCGCTACTCCTTCATAAATGATTGCTAAACTTATTTCTCCACCTCTTTTCGATTCGAAAACATCCGATATGAATTGATTTTCAATAACGTTAGATTCATTAGtacaaaaatcattaatttcgaaaataacGTGTTTCATCGCTTCCAAAATCTCACAACAATCTGACGAGGTAAACTTATTCTCAGAAATGTTCTTATTCCGCCATGACTTCAATTCGTCCTCGCTCGTTTGAAATAACGGATGATTCGGTTTAGtagtttttaaatgatttttaacttGTTCCGTTATTTCGTCGAATTGATTTCGaacattttcgatttttataacacaTTGGGGGTTTAACCACTGATTTAACAATGTGGCGCCGATTTCTAAAAGTTGATCTTTTTCTTTGCAGGAACAAAATTGGGTCCAATAATTTTGCAAGTGAACGTGTCTTAAATAATGTAACGTTAGTAAGCTGTAATATTTAAGTGTTAAATTTCCAGgtgtttttaaagaaataatttctgAGGTATTAATTTCTGAGTGATCATTTAAGATTTGTCTTAAATAATGTTCTATATACTCTCtgtttaaaaatcttaaatcaattatttgaattaagtCTTCGAAATCTGTGTCGGATAGTTGCTTTTTATCGATACATTCCGTTGCGAggtttattaatatttcgtCGACATTTCGATGTATTTTGTAACCGTGACGAAATTCCGAAAAATAATCTTCTATTTTGAAGGAATTTTCCACTATTTCGGACCACTTTTCCAAATACAGTTTCTTCCATAAAACATTGTTTTGCAAGATAAAGCTTCGTAAACCCGAACATGTCGAAGATAAGTTGATTAAATCCtcaagatttaaaaatctttgttcTATGACCACCTGAAGAATTTTCGTAGGGAGTTTATCTAACATCTTAAAATTCTTCGAGGTAACCAATATACACTAAGCGAGTTTGCAATCTaagaggactgctacatcccaGGAacaagtaatatttttttgagcGTCCTGTATCTCCTTTATCCAGCAACACTGGTGTAAAGCATGGATTAAATCGGCATATTTTGATGTCTTTTGCGATTTcccatttttttctaattcaccctgtataaaaaaaaataagtttttatgaGAAGGGTTGAGAAAAGTCACTTCAGGTTGCTAAATATACTAAAACAGCAGTAAAAAATCAGTGTATTTTCTTGATCTAATGAGATATTTGACATcaccggcgagacgatagcaacaaaccgctcagcaacaaactttttcctttatatttccacctacttctggggcccatatcttcgttatctagaaagatagcgaaaaactaagcacacggttggaaagcttggtctttcctctatcataataataataatctctaACCGAGATATTAgattttcgtccgccgatatgttaataataagagcaagaaaaaataagaaacgtcgcgctgcattcaatttacctcagaattaccaaacttcacggctttgtgcagccgttactagatggaaattcaataaatggtttacatattcgcaaagagctgaccttggactatcttattccgagttttcgtccgtcaatatcGGTCGACGTCTGTAAAAAAACGCTCCTGAAAAAGAGCctacagttggcaacaaactttacttttgtatttccatctatgtacttttcggacggatatatttgttatttataacgctagcggaaaactaagcacacggttggaaagcttggtcgtttgtctatcttaaaccgagtttttgtccgccgatatgttgataatgagagcaagaaaaaataagaaacgtcgcgctgccaccaatttttgccgcggctaaaccacgcttgcgtcaataactctcttatatCACGGGGAGGAatctctagaactatattcatcctatcggaaattttctgctcttttcagcggtatataacacatctcaatcacacgtttgcacaatcgtttttcagcccagcaacaaacttttcccttgtatttccgtctacttttcgggccaatattttcgttatctagaaagatagcgaaaaactaagcacacggctggaaagcttggtcttttctatatcttaaaccatgttttcgtccgccgatatattaataataagagcagaaaaaaataagaaacgagacagaaaaatgtacattttacCTGACAACTTAATATTGGGACAGTGTTAAGTAACTTCCATAAAAATGGAACAAATAAGTAAACTGTGGAAACAACGTAaaatgaaatgtcaaattgcCGGTTTGTTCCAAAGCTTGTAACATTGTTGCTGTTGAGTAAATatgtatttatcaattaaaatggtGCGTGGTATCTCTACAGGGTCAAAAATCCGTGAATTagtaattaaaagttattgccacaataaaacaatacgtgAAATTGCAGACGAATGTGTATCTTGCCATATGTAAGACCCATTCAGCATTTAGAACAAACCGGAAACATTTCGTTGGAAGAAAGTGAAATAGTGACAGAGACCGACGAAGACAATCCTGAACCTCAGTTAAGTAATATCCTgcttgaagaaaataaaaacgataacGTCACGAAATCTTCTGAAGAAAGTTCTTTTAACATTgaaaaaaagaacagaaagagaagacatgtagaggacaaatATGAAATCAATCACGCTACTTTAGATTATATCAAAGAAAAGTAATAAGACTTTAGATGACGATCGAAGGATGTTTCTTTTGAGTTTATTACCCGACATAAAGAACTTATCAGACAAAAATATGcgacaatttaaaattaaaacacttgTATTGCTAGAAAAACTGTTGACGCAGCAAGAGCAAAATTGCTcccaaaatgcacccaaaattTTCTCTTATGTTTCTGTTTTCTCTTACGAGAACGaagataatttaacaaaagtaGATCCTCTTCATCACTTGACATATTGGCAAGTACTGAATAAAATACGTTTTAAGATCGGTTCGTTTGCGGATCTTTAGGCGTATAAGAAGCGTTGCTGCATGACGCTTTTAAGTGTCTTATTAGACGAAATCGCGACGCCGCGTCGTTATTTGcaggtttttatttaaaaatacgtgAGATGCACTGAACCGTACGCCTTCCCAAGGTAGATAAATATATTCATGTTATATTCATATATAGATATAGGAATATAGATATATTCATGTACCTTGCGCCTTCTTACAATCGCATCTAATATGCAGCTCCGTGTGCAGAAGGCCTAACTCGAACGCGGTACCCCTTTAGCAACTTCCGCTTTTGAAGAATCAATTGTCGATCTTTATAGGAAACAAAATGCACGATTACGATTTGTTTACCATTTACCAGCTTTCCAACATAATGACATCGATCGATATTAATAGTATCAATGGGGACTTctaatttttcgttaaaaaggCGCAGAACATTAGTTTCCACTTCATTATTCAGACGGTGGTCCAAAGCATCGCAACGTTTGACTGTTTCTTCGTTCCGATCCTCCAGTTCAACAACCAATCGTATAATACATATCTTTAAGTGTCTTGTGCAGGATATACTCTTGACAACAGTATATGACATGAATGTGTACAGAAAGGAGCTAAAGaagttacttttaataaaatctttgcCCATGCATGAACGGTGTCTACAACGTGGCTTACTCACTACGCCATTAGACACAATGAAGAGTAAGTTGTGCTGGCGCTATGTTAATCAAAAGTGCATCATTAGTGATTGCTTAAGATTTAAGAACGTTTCTGCGTTCTTTGTCACAAGTACCTCCAAAAATAatcttatatatttatattttaaaatatttgtgtCTCCGCGAGAGTGACTCTTACGTATGTACTTGTTGTTAATATAtttgtgtttctttttaatctggGGGTGAATAAAACTGCAGAGCAAGTAAATTTGGCCACGCTATTCGACAGGTGAGATGTTTTAGTATATTTAGCAACTATCAGATTTTTGGGGACTGCCGTCGTTAACACagggcgatttttttaaccctaGGATACTtaaccaataaaatattttttattattttataaaatcacgtGTAGTCAGAACAGCAACAAActtattgaagtaaaactttatttatttatacatatgtACGTTACAAACGTGAGGTTAAATATGAAAGTGaacattattgttaaaaaaacactattgtttattgtttttagggATTAGAGAAGCATTTAGTGCACATTCTAATACTATGCTCATtacagatattatttttacaagtaaTACATATCATTGTGCTTTTACGATCAATACTTGCGGGACATACTGAGCATCTTTTTCTCTTAATTGTTGCACTTGTGTGAGCGGCTGGCGGACCACATATATCAATAAATCTGCTCATACACTCCCGGACAGTACTCGTAGGTTAAGGTTAGTAGATCTTCTCTGCATATGTGGTATCACTAGTTTCTTCGctaaatctttcaaaaacattCTGCGTTTGTGAGTCATTCCTATGTTGTAGTTTGGATGTTCCTTCGTAAAGTCTATATATGCATTGAGTGCTGCAACATCAAtgatgttgaagaaaaatgtcATGGGCCATCGTTTACTTTGCCTCTTGTACGTGTATGTCGACACTATTTGATTCATGATGTCAACACCGccctttgttttattataatgagAGATTATTTCAGGCTTCCTCTTAGCGTCGTTATTGATAGATGCGTCGTGGTGTATCGTGCTTAGTAAAATTACGCATTTGTTCTTTTTATGTTCGTAACTTACCATGGAtacgttattttgaaaacaaaacaatgaAGAGTTCAGTTCACAATTTCTTGTACAATAACTGGAGTTACAAATAACTGAAACGCTTCTTTTGGTGTTGCAGACATATGTTTCCTTGCTAGTCCTGGCGCACGCCGAATAATGTTGTGtggttgaattttattttttgttggaGGTTCCAAACTCTATACCAGACCACTTGGAGCAATGTAACCGCTCGTTGAAGGCTTACCAATATCATCAACATCGTCCTCTGAATTATCGTCACCATGATCAGAACTGGATCCAGAATACTCGTCAGGAACCAATTCGAAATTTCTATCTTCTGTGTCATCATTTTCTGCTTCTGACACATCACTTTCTTCAGAAGGCAGATTATGACATACAGCTGCCCACTGCACCAATATTTCTTCATAACCGGGGTCACCAAATCTCACATTCGCTTTTCACATTCCTTTTTGACACCATTATCATACTTATGTATCTCACAAGATCACTTAATCCAACTTCTATTCAAACTGAATGAAAAACAGCTACACCTACTTTTATACATCCAACAGTAATGCACGTTTTAACTTGCACAGACACGCACAATTCCGCGCAGCAGTGTTTGATAAACTATAATAACCCTCAACCTGTAATGAACAAGTTGAAACTTGTTCTATAGTAACGGGCTTCGCAGACCCGGTTTATGCAAATACGGGGTGCTAatgaaaacgatttttttttcgattggTAATTACActtgaatatttttgaataaagtgtGTATTGAATAAAGACGTGAGTAGTATAGCTATGGGCGTTCTGGACCAAAATCCCATAAGATTTAACATTGGGGTCGAAAAGTACTTTTTATCCCCACCACTACCTCCTTTCGAGGGTGTAGCCACGCccacattttaaattcaaccaaTCAGAGCGCAGCATTCTCCAAGAACCCTCTTTTTGGCGGGAAATTTGAATGAGGATCGACAGGCCTTATGATGATGACGTCATCATCGAGGCCGGACACAAAGCGTTTGGTTTGGCTTACCGGCTGAGTGCTATGGTGCGGGGTGCGGGCGGGCAGGGCAGGGTGGTTCAATCAGAGCATAGCATTCTCCGAGAACCCTCTTTTAGGCTGGGGATTGAATGAGGCTACCGCCTTATcacgatgacgtcatcgtcGATATATCAAGGCCTTGACACATCCGGACACGAAGCGTTTGGCTTGGAGgttataaaatgataaatatctcgttaacgatgcttcaaatcgaaaaataaaccaaaaaattcccCCCTACAACCCCCTGTCGCCTATAACAAATACGAACAATATGGCACGGGTGAAAACTGCCAAAAGGGCCTTATTTAGTTATCGAGCTGATGACGTCATGCCGCCGGATCGTGTGGAGCTTGGTAGGAGTGACGTCATCTAGACAACCAGTTAGGTGCGGCATTTGGGCGTGGGCCGGTAGGGGGGGCAGGGTGCGAAGTGAGGGGTGTTGGAACTTCATCGAGACCTTGATACATCCGGACACAAAGCGTTTGGTTTGGCTTACCGGCTGAGTGCTATGGTGCGGGGTGCGGGCGGGCAGGGCAGGGTGGTTCAATCGGAGCATAGCATTCTCCGAGAACCCTCTTTTAGGCTGGGGATTGAATGAGGCTACCGCCCTATcacgatgacgtcatcgtcGATATATCGAGGCCTTGACACATCCGGACACGAAGCGTTTGGCTTGGAGGTTATAAAATGGTAAATATCTCGTTAACGATGcttcaaatcgaaaaataaaccaaaaaattcccCCCTACAACCCTCAATCGCCTATAACAAGCACGAACAATATGGCACGGGTAAAAACTGCCAAAACGGCCTTATTTAGTTATCGAGCTGATGACGTCATTCCACCGGACATGTGAACACAAAGCGTTTGGCTTGGAGGTTATAAAATGGTAAATATCTCGTTAACGATActtcaaatcgaaaaataaaccaaaaaaattccCCCCCTACAACCGCCCGTCGCCTATAACAAGCACGAACAATATCGCACGGGTGAAAACTGCCAAAAGGGCCTTGGTTAAAACCCCTGTTCAACCGATCGGTTCAACCCCTATCCCTCCCTACAACCTCCTGCCGACTATAATTAGCGTGAACAACATTGCACGGGTGAAAACTGGTAAAAGGACCTTATTTAGTTATCGAGCTGATGATGTCATGCCGCCGGATCGTGTGCAGCTTGGTGGTGGTGACGTCATCTAGACAACCAGTTAGGTGAAGGATGTGTGCCAGTAGGGGGCAGTGGGTGAGGTGCGGAGTGAGGGGTGTTGGAACTTCATCAAAACCTTGATATATCCGGACACAAAAGCGTTTGGCTTGGAATTCTGCCGGGGTTCGAGCATGCGGGGAGTGAAGTGTTGGAACTTAAGAGGGTATAGAGGTGGTGGTAACCTTTATCGCAGACATGTTTAtatttacttaataaaaaataaagcaacGCTACGGTTGCtgctaaaaaaaaacatcacgGCAGCAGCTGTCAGTCGGGAGAGATaaggattaaaataaaaaattatagaagattagagattatttatttatttaaaaaaccataaattatataaatttaataagatacatttattattattattacattcttCATAGATGAAGTCGGTTTCGTTAACACACAATAAGTGTTCATTACTTTACGTGTTGGATCATAACATTCATTCTCCACTTTTACCCAGAAATGCATTATGGGTATGTGTAGGTCCTTATGTTTCATATAACCAAACAACATTTCCGGCTAATACCCTAATTTACATTAAAGATGCTTGTAGGCAGGCtccaaaaaaatgttgtcttATCAATTCTTGGGGAAttatattgtttaataatgAGAGTTTAATTCGATCCGCACCTGTTAACAGCATGATAAGATGCGCCAATGTCCCCAGGGTAAAGTATCAACTGTCCCCGAAATAATATATCTTTTATCGTCGTGAGAACTAAGTGCAGTTTTGGTTTGCGTAATTGTTGATACTTGGTGGTTTCGcgattgaaacaatttttgggtGACGAGCATTTCTTTGTCCTCTCGCAAACATACTAAGTAATCATCGAAACTGATTACGTTTTTAACAATAGACGTTTTTATGCCTTTAGCTTTTTTAACTCTAtctcccccctccactcggcATGCATACATCTTCGATCTCAACCCCACAAATTCAGTCATTACCTTACCGGCGTTTTCATCTTTCATCATACcgagaacttttttatttacacgAGGAATGttgtatatattattttcaggaTAATCACTCGTGTCGAAATATTTCGAAGCATCGCGTCGAATCACTTCATATAAATCCGGGCATTCGACTTCGTATATAAGGGAATCAGTATCGGTGTAACAGACTCTGGCCTTGTCCCCAAATCGTCTCCTCATATAcgaataatgaaaatcatatatttttaatttcgatatATCTAAAATACACATACCAACGTAGAtgggtttattaaaataaatttccattttattgAGCTCTATAGCAACTAAATTTTCATCGAAGATAATTGAGGATTTGAAATTTGGTTTCGCGATCAACGCCTCAGCGCCGTAACGACCACCCCATTTTGTCACAAGCTTCACAATGGAATGTTTTCGAATATTTTCCATCGTCTTGCCAAATACGGCGTTGTtcattaatttgaataaatttttctcgaaGTCGTTAATCGCCGCGGTTCTAAATTTAGTGTTTAAATCAATATATGATTTCAACCAAGCCGACTGTTTAAATTCCAAAACAcgatgaatttttgttaaaattaaaccatTTTCAATCGCTTGTTGTAAATTACGATAATGCAACACATATCGCTCTTTATTATATAAAGTGCCCATTAATTtggtttgttttaaatttggtgGTGCACGATGTTCTGGGCAAAATGGAAGGTCACAATGTGAATCATGAATGGATTCAGGGTACTCGAGATCAACTTCTAAAATGTAACCTTCAGGGTTATCCTCAGGTACAGTGAAGTTGATGTTGTTTCCCTCAACCCACTTAAATCCGCCATAGGGTAGGTACTGAGACATTGCCCATCCATATTGATTATTGATATcatcataaattataaattttgatggCTCATCTGATTTATAATTAGgtagatatttattattagccGAGGCGTAACGTTTCGAACACTGGCTTAGACCTCCTCGTATACCTCGCTCTATAAACATTGCCATATCAATATCCGTTAATAGCTCAAGTTTTACCCTCGTATACTTCAGCATGCAGTCCCATGTATACCCGGGCAATGTATAGTAATGAGCCGGGTCTAAGCTATACGAATTCAGGCAGCTAGCCCGAAATTTCTCGAATACGTCtgctaataacaaaatatctGTTTTCAAATATAACTCACTGTAAtttcctaaattttgacagccAAAAGCGTTCCACACTTCATTAGCATGCGTATAATCAGTATCTGCAATGTGACTGTCGGTCATAGAGTTATAAAATTTAGATTCATCCGGTAATGcagtttcatttaattttgtaaaagagTCCAAGTAATCATAAGGAAACACTCCTTTACGcgttaataaattgaatttagatTCATCTAAATTTGgaaattgtgtttttaaatttggaaagGAATCTATATAACTTGCTAATTTATCTAAACTCGATGCCATGAACCGAAATGAATCAATAAAccggaatttaattaaattttggtctatatttttagtaaaagaaatatatcgCTCCTTATTTATAGGTAGCAAATCGATGCGTCCTtcgaaatcttttgctaaattctttataataaaGTGACTATCGTACCCACTTAAATTATGAAAGACTACTGGAATCACGTGACTATCCTGATAGTTAATGTTGCAATCCTCATGCGCAGCTCCTCGATATTTACCAGTAAGGTGACAATGGTCTCGAACTCTGACGTCACCTACGTCAAAGCGGTTTTCGCATATATGACAGCATGATAATGAGCGAAACTCCAGTTCTTGCGGTTCGGTAAGGGGTTCCATGGGTAAGGGACATAGGAATATAGTTTCCACATCTTCCGCT
Proteins encoded in this region:
- the LOC111421312 gene encoding F-box only protein 21-like; translation: MLDKLPTKILQVVIEQRFLNLEDLINLSSTCSGLRSFILQNNVLWKKLYLEKWSEIVENSFKIEDYFSEFRHGYKIHRNVDEILINLATECIDKKQLSDTDFEDLIQIIDLRFLNREYIEHYLRQILNDHSEINTSEIISLKTPGNLTLKYYSLLTLHYLRHVHLQNYWTQFCSCKEKDQLLEIGATLLNQWLNPQCVIKIENVRNQFDEITEQVKNHLKTTKPNHPLFQTSEDELKSWRNKNISENKFTSSDCCEILEAMKHVIFEINDFCTNESNVIENQFISDVFESKRGGEISLAIIYEGVARRMGVHLDIVYTKNHNILLKLTKHDMNEEVCFVNVFEDVYEVGRIYSDPIIRIHAILSPKLVIKKMIEDISFILTNRLQPLEQRVILIRSILELNHVLNPDDFRVIRSLARYYIKHDINTTPLQQLLRIKYYYNPKDSIDILCLLARGRGRSSEERNKRVAPRFQAKFAVGMVMKHKKENYTCLIYQWKNILIRYNTIYDVLLGDGTKRSVNEDDLMFSGVDTGLGNNPEIGRFFTHFFNHYYVPNSAQNNKFPRDSEIRISYPK
- the LOC139430943 gene encoding uncharacterized protein, producing MRHRVVTADGEDIEPAIKDCNRNIKVMNAALKVANTSGEKHHITTCAGHMHGFRSMLKSLRYVTGTGYKPTHPTRENFRSLRVKWQDLQTAFSNRMRTGIIINLTHKDPRQFMEDAKKMIIRRMTNDVKKSTLKVNAVFCGEFVTKKMGKEVFEFKYINTRNVAIYNNTDLEEWFKSNIQDPVLKDLEEFQEKDSGWALNAIVNLQMNINKYTPQLGSSYIELPRALRLKHACVNVKNDDEACFAWAVTSALYPANHHTDRTYMYPHYSEVLNMKNIAMPMVMKQIPRFEQQNDVSVNVYILESLKKGRYNVVPSYLAKERRGRHVNLLLIQDKYVEEEDGDDDGEFKPRFHYVWIKDLSRLVSSQLSIHHTKKYFCERCLHYFYTSTGLEKHVEDCAKMNECRIRMPKEGEMVYFKNFQNKEPVPFVVYADLECLLIPTTKTDTQHKPYSIGYYVKCSYDESLSFYKSYAGENCQQWFATEMKQLAEDVETIFLCPLPMEPLTEPQELEFRSLSCCHICENRFDVGDVRVRDHCHLTGKYRGAAHEDCNINYQDSHVIPVVFHNLSGYDSHFIIKNLAKDFEGRIDLLPINKERYISFTKNIDQNLIKFRFIDSFRFMASSLDKLASYIDSFPNLKTQFPNLDESKFNLLTRKGVFPYDYLDSFTKLNETALPDESKFYNSMTDSHIADTDYTHANEVWNAFGCQNLGNYSELYLKTDILLLADVFEKFRASCLNSYSLDPAHYYTLPGYTWDCMLKYTRVKLELLTDIDMAMFIERGIRGGLSQCSKRYASANNKYLPNYKSDEPSKFIIYDDINNQYGWAMSQYLPYGGFKWVEGNNINFTVPEDNPEGYILEVDLEYPESIHDSHCDLPFCPEHRAPPNLKQTKLMGTLYNKERYVLHYRNLQQAIENGLILTKIHRVLEFKQSAWLKSYIDLNTKFRTAAINDFEKNLFKLMNNAVFGKTMENIRKHSIVKLVTKWGGRYGAEALIAKPNFKSSIIFDENLVAIELNKMEIYFNKPIYVGMCILDISKLKIYDFHYSYMRRRFGDKARVCYTDTDSLIYEVECPDLYEVIRRDASKYFDTSDYPENNIYNIPRVNKKVLGMMKDENAGKVMTEFVGLRSKMYACRVEGGDRVKKAKGIKTSIVKNVISFDDYLVCLREDKEMLVTQKLFQSRNHQVSTITQTKTALSSHDDKRYIISGTVDTLPWGHWRILSCC